GGCGGCGCGGGCCGATTACGTGATCGCCTGCATGGCGGCGAACGGCCAGTCGCACATCGTCATGGAGAAATGCGCCTGCAGCATCGACGCCATCGCCGACCGCATCACCTATGACGACTACACCGCCATTGAAACGGTGAAGGTGATGGCCGACCTGCCGGGCGAACGGGCGGGGATCTTCCGCAGTTCCGGCTGGGCCAAGGACCTGATGGACCGCTTCCGCCAGGCCCAGGTCGCCGCCGACCGCCAGTGCTTCTAAAATAAGTGCTTCTGAGGCGCGCCGCCTTGTGGTTCGCCCTCATCCGCCCCCGGCAACCAACGGCACCGTCCGGCTGAAGGTGGCGCCCTTGGTGTCCTGGGCGGTCACCTCCAGGCTGCCGCCCTCGACGGGGATGAAGCTGAAGCGCAGGTTCGGGTCCTCGCTGATCGAGATGTCGGTGTCCGCCTCCAGGACCGTCTGTCCGCCGACACCGATGGCGATGGACTGGATGTAATGGGCGGGGATGTAGGTGCGGCTGATCTGATCGAACTGCAGGCCGCTGGCGTTGGGATGGCCGATCATCAGTTGCGCCTCGGCCGGGCTGCCCGTGCCGACCGTCTCCGGCAGCTTCACCTTGATGCGGCCAAGCCGCGCCATCGCCTCCTGCGGGTCCTTGAGGGCCGGCGCGGAACAGCCGCCGGCCGCCTTGACGAAGACCCGCGTCATCAGCAGGCGCCCGTCCTGCGTTTCGCCCACGGCACGAAGGTTGGTGTATTCGTTGACGCGCAGGCGGGTCTCGATGCTGCTGCCGGCGCTGGCCGGGCCATAGCGGAAGGTGGCCGCCAGCGGCACCGGGTTCTTGTCGACCAGCAGCGACAGCGACTTCAGGCGAAGGGTGGGATCGACCTCCACCCGCACCGGCACCAGCGCCGCGTCATGGGCGCGCTCCGGGGCGTCGATCCGCATGAGGTCGCCGGCCTCCTCGACCGGACGGTCCTTGAAATACATGTCGCGCAGCAGGTCCCAGCGCGCGGCATCCTCCGCCGCATCGCCGGCGGCAAGCGCCGGCATGGACAGCACCATCAGGAACCCGGCAAGACTCAGCTTCAGCATCGGGCATCCGGTCATCGCGTCCTCCCTCCCGTATCGCGCTCCTATTCCCATTCCAACTCGGCGAAGGTCGCCGTCACGTTGCGCGGATTGTACACATCGAACAACAGCCAGCGGTCCCGTTCATCCTCCGCCACATGGGCGACGGCCTCCTGAATGCTGCCGCCGGTCTTCAGCACCCGCCGCACCCCCTCCACCAGCGTGGTGAGGTAGCGCCGCTGGGGATCCAGCGCACCCGGCCAATCGACGGACGGCGGACCATGGCCCGGAACGGCGCGCACCGCCGGAATGCGCTCCAGCGCGTCGATCACGCGCAGCCAGCCCACCGCGCTGCCGTCCACCGCAGGCAGATGGTCGAGAAACAGCAGGTCGCCGGTGAACAGCGTCCCGGTCTGCCGGTCGAAGACGGTCAGGTCGTTGTTGGTGTGCGCCGTCGGATGGGCGGTCAGGACGATGATGCGGTCGCCGAGGTCGATCCGCAACTCCCCCGCCACCGGGCGGTCCACCCGCACCGGCGCGATCCCGGCAGCGGCCTCCGCGCCCAGCTCGTCGGCCAGCCGGCGCCGGTAGACCTCGATGCGGGCGGCCAGCGCGTCGCGCAGGTTGGCATGGCCGACGACCGGAACCCCGTCGAAGGCGGCGTTTCCGAACAGATGGTCCGGGTGCATGTGGGTGTTGATGACGACGACCGGCGGCGTGTCGGTCCGGGCGGCGATGGTCTCGCGCAGGCGCCGGCCCAGCTCCGGCGTGCCGCCGGTGTCGATCACCGCCACGCCGCTGCCGCCGACGATGAAGCCGATGTTGGCGGTGTCGCCGCGATTGTCCGGCGCCGGTTCGGCTATGGCGCCCTGATGGACGAAGATGCCGGGCGCGATCTCCGTCACGGCGAGCGGCTCCGCCCATGCGGGTGCAGCGGTGACGACGGACACCATCGCGGCCAGGATCAGGCGCACGCCCATGCCACCCTCCCACTTGGGGTCTCCCGTCCGCCCCCCGTCCGGTCTCTGTCCTCCAGGCAATGGGCGAAGAGGCTGGCGACGGTGAGGTCGGCGGAGGTGCCGGGGTTGATGCCCTGCCATTTCAGCCTTGCGTCGAAGGCGAACAGGTGGTCGTGCCGGACGGCATCGGACGATACCGCCGCCAGTTGCCGGCGCACCTCCTGCGCCTCGGCCATCAGGCCCGCCGCCACCGCCTCCCCCTGCTTGCGCAGGACGTGGCTGTCGGGGAAGGCGGTCAGGAACTCCAGATAGACCGCTTCGGCCATCGATACGGCATCCTTGCCAACATCCTTGCCAGTGAGCGCCCGCGCACGGGCAACGCCGATCCCGAACACGTCGCGGTAGCCATCGGCATATTGGGCGGCGATGCGGTCGCGCGACTGTGCCGCGGCCATCGCGGTACGCAGATCCACCGTCGCAGGCCCGGCGACGTCATGCTCCGCCGCGCGGCCCAGCCCGCCGGGTGACGCAAGGCGGATCGCCTCAAAGGCGGCTTCGGCATCCTCCACGCTCAGCTCCTCCAGCACGGCACAAACCCTGTCGTGGAGCGGACGGGACGGCGGCATCTCCGCGGCACGGGCCAGCGGGGCGGTCAGAAGCAGGATGCCGAGGTTGGTGTTGCAGTTCACCGCCGCCCGCGTCGCCCGCACCGCCCGCAGGATCCGCTCCCCCACCGCTGCGCCCGGCCGTGCGATCTCCGGCGCCGCAACGTCCGCCGACAGCAGGAAGTCCGCCACCGTCATGCCGTGGCCGGCGGCATGCACATGGACGTTCCCGGGCTTCAGCGCCATCACCTCCGCCCGGCAGACAGCCATGAACAGCTCCGCGACGCCGGGACCCATCCCCGTCACCCCGCGAAGGACCGGTCGAGCATGCCCGACGCAAGATGCCCGCCGTGAAAGCTGCGGCCGGAGTCCAGCGCCGTCACCACAGCGCGGGCCGGCGCGAACAGCAGCGGGTCGATGGCGTAGAAATCCTTGTTCACCGCCGCGAACACCTCGGCGAAGGGGCGCCCATAGTCGCGCGATTCCGTGCTCGGCAGGCGCTTCGCCAGATCGGCCGCGTCGTCGTCCGGCCCGTCGACCAGCAGATGGACGGTGCCGCCGAACAGGATGGCGTCGTTGGTCCGCCCCATCGCCTCGACGAAGCCCTTGCCCGGCGGCGGCAGCGGTGCGACGCCGATGCCGTCGACGACGTCGTGCAGCGGGAAGCCCAGCGCATGCACCTTGTGCAGCGCGACCTCCAGCACGCGGGCGACGATCTGGACGGTGCCGGCGAGGCTCGCCGTCGGCGTCAGCACCAGGGTCAGCCGCTCCGGCGCCACCCCGCAATCGGCGGCGATCCGCTCCACCAGCGGGGCCGGCGGGACGGTGCCGCTTTCCAGAACCAGCACCGCATGGTCGCCGCTGTCGCTGTAGCCCAGTTCGTCGAACAGCGTCTCCTTGCGGGCCATGGCGCGTCCGGGGCCGGAGCCGAGCGCGAAGAAGGACCCGGCTTCGTCCTTATGCGTCAGGCTCCACCCCGCATATTGGCTGCCCAGGCAGGCGAGCACCGGGTCGGTGCTGTGCACCGCCACCTGGAAGGGCCAGCGGTCGGACTGGGTGTCGGCCTGCAGCGTCACCCGGCCGAGGCCGCCCATGCACAGCTCGGCGATGCGGCGTCCGGCCTCCAGCCCACCGGGTCGGGCAATGCCGCCATCGATGATCGTCGCACCGGCAACGCGGTCGATGCCGATCCGCAATTGCGCCGCATCGGCGACCAGTGCGGCGGCGAGCGGGGCGGAGAGTGCCGACAGGCTGGGGCGATCCTGCATCACGATGCCTTTCCGGCGATGGTCCGCGCCGCGTCCATGGCGTCCTGGAAATCGAAGGCGACGGCGGTGCCGCCGGTCTGCATCCGCTCCAGCAGATGATGCTGGACCTTGAACTTGACGTTGCCGATGGCGAGCGCGCCGATGCCGACGGCGCCCGATGCAGCGCCGGATGCGGTCGGCAAGGCAACCCCGTCGTCCTGCACGCCGACGCCCTCCACCCCGGCCGGCGGGACGGCGTTGATGTCGGCCGCCACCCGCAGGCGCTTGGCCGCACGCAGGTCCTCGGCGGACAGCACCGTGATCCCGGCCTTGCCGCAGGCCAGCACCACCTCCGCCCGCTCCAGCAGAGCCGCCTTGCCGGCGCTCGCCGTGTCGGCGCAGGACAGCGTCACTCCATAGCGGCGCCCGAACTCCTCCGCCTTGCCCTGTACGGCCGACACGCCGCGGTGGCTGACCAGGGTGACGTTGCCGCCGGCCTGGGCGGCGATCAGCCCGGCGATGCCGCCGACCACGCCGGTCGCACCATAGACCTGGACGTCCAGCCCGGTGAGACCGTCGAGCCCGGCCCGCCGCAGGGCACGCTCCACCACCGCGACCATGGCGGCGGCGGTGGTGAAGGCGCCGGAGGGGTCGGCGAAGACCGAGATCTGGAAGGGCGGGAACATCGCCTTGCGGGCCACGTCCAGCATGTCCAGCGCCATCGCCGCATCGCGCCCGCCGATGAACAGGCCGGTGCGCGCCGCGTTCTTCGGGTCGCGGGAGAACATGGCATCCTGGGTCAGGGCTTCGACCTGCGCGGTCTCGATGCCGGTGTAGGGAACCACCATGTCGATGCCGGCATCCATCGCCATGTTGACGTCGAACGGGCTGACATTCGCCAGCGGCGTGATCATGTGCAGCACGTAAGGGGCGCTCATGCCTGCCTCCCTTCTGTTGTTCACCTCTGCTATTCGCCCGCCGCCCGCCGGGCCGCAGGCACGAAGCCCGTCCCGGCGTTCAAATTCTCCACCGTCGCGCCGACGTTCCGGCCACGGCAGACCATGACCTCCAGCGGCGATCCGGCCCAGCGGCCGCGCATCTCGTCGGCCAGCCGCTCCGCCGATGCGGCATCGCCGAC
The sequence above is drawn from the Azospirillum lipoferum 4B genome and encodes:
- a CDS encoding quinoprotein dehydrogenase-associated SoxYZ-like carrier, which encodes MTGCPMLKLSLAGFLMVLSMPALAAGDAAEDAARWDLLRDMYFKDRPVEEAGDLMRIDAPERAHDAALVPVRVEVDPTLRLKSLSLLVDKNPVPLAATFRYGPASAGSSIETRLRVNEYTNLRAVGETQDGRLLMTRVFVKAAGGCSAPALKDPQEAMARLGRIKVKLPETVGTGSPAEAQLMIGHPNASGLQFDQISRTYIPAHYIQSIAIGVGGQTVLEADTDISISEDPNLRFSFIPVEGGSLEVTAQDTKGATFSRTVPLVAGGG
- a CDS encoding quinoprotein relay system zinc metallohydrolase 2 — encoded protein: MGVRLILAAMVSVVTAAPAWAEPLAVTEIAPGIFVHQGAIAEPAPDNRGDTANIGFIVGGSGVAVIDTGGTPELGRRLRETIAARTDTPPVVVINTHMHPDHLFGNAAFDGVPVVGHANLRDALAARIEVYRRRLADELGAEAAAGIAPVRVDRPVAGELRIDLGDRIIVLTAHPTAHTNNDLTVFDRQTGTLFTGDLLFLDHLPAVDGSAVGWLRVIDALERIPAVRAVPGHGPPSVDWPGALDPQRRYLTTLVEGVRRVLKTGGSIQEAVAHVAEDERDRWLLFDVYNPRNVTATFAELEWE
- a CDS encoding triphosphoribosyl-dephospho-CoA synthase, whose protein sequence is MGPGVAELFMAVCRAEVMALKPGNVHVHAAGHGMTVADFLLSADVAAPEIARPGAAVGERILRAVRATRAAVNCNTNLGILLLTAPLARAAEMPPSRPLHDRVCAVLEELSVEDAEAAFEAIRLASPGGLGRAAEHDVAGPATVDLRTAMAAAQSRDRIAAQYADGYRDVFGIGVARARALTGKDVGKDAVSMAEAVYLEFLTAFPDSHVLRKQGEAVAAGLMAEAQEVRRQLAAVSSDAVRHDHLFAFDARLKWQGINPGTSADLTVASLFAHCLEDRDRTGGGRETPSGRVAWACA
- the mch gene encoding methenyltetrahydromethanopterin cyclohydrolase — translated: MQDRPSLSALSAPLAAALVADAAQLRIGIDRVAGATIIDGGIARPGGLEAGRRIAELCMGGLGRVTLQADTQSDRWPFQVAVHSTDPVLACLGSQYAGWSLTHKDEAGSFFALGSGPGRAMARKETLFDELGYSDSGDHAVLVLESGTVPPAPLVERIAADCGVAPERLTLVLTPTASLAGTVQIVARVLEVALHKVHALGFPLHDVVDGIGVAPLPPPGKGFVEAMGRTNDAILFGGTVHLLVDGPDDDAADLAKRLPSTESRDYGRPFAEVFAAVNKDFYAIDPLLFAPARAVVTALDSGRSFHGGHLASGMLDRSFAG
- a CDS encoding NAD(P)-dependent methylenetetrahydromethanopterin dehydrogenase — its product is MSAPYVLHMITPLANVSPFDVNMAMDAGIDMVVPYTGIETAQVEALTQDAMFSRDPKNAARTGLFIGGRDAAMALDMLDVARKAMFPPFQISVFADPSGAFTTAAAMVAVVERALRRAGLDGLTGLDVQVYGATGVVGGIAGLIAAQAGGNVTLVSHRGVSAVQGKAEEFGRRYGVTLSCADTASAGKAALLERAEVVLACGKAGITVLSAEDLRAAKRLRVAADINAVPPAGVEGVGVQDDGVALPTASGAASGAVGIGALAIGNVKFKVQHHLLERMQTGGTAVAFDFQDAMDAARTIAGKAS